One Roseofilum capinflatum BLCC-M114 DNA segment encodes these proteins:
- a CDS encoding glutamate synthase-related protein, with protein MDNTLNQDQLHHPLTGSSDLGTSGREPKVLRQLTEERDACGVGVIAHPQGIASHDLITKALSGLTCLEHRGGCSADRDSGDGAGVMTGIPWDLFQDWSQKEGITLPNTRHMGVAMVFLPQDGAARNKAKALFEQHLKEEGLKPLGWRVVPVNLEILGPQARENEPQIEQLLVESPHLSGVELERLLYLTRKKTHLDADRSGVDIYIVSFSTRQILYKGMVRSVILGDFYLDLKNPLYTSCYAIFHRRFSTNTMPRWSLAQPLRMLGHNGEINTLLGNLNWMRTREVEFTSPVWGDRLKELLPLTNRNASDSANLDNVFELMVLSGRTPMEALMILVPEAFHNQPALDDHQEIIDFYEYYAGIQEPWDGPALLVFSDGRYVGAALDRNGLRPARYSLTKDGYIVIASETGSILLDESEVIEKGRLGPGQMMAIDLENHQVLHNWEIKQQVASQYPYGEWLKAGTHDLDELPWDTHMNLDEATLIKSQTAFGYTSEDVDMVVQAMAETGKEPTFCMGDDIPLAVLSSKPHVLYDYFKQRFAQVTNPPIDPLREKLVMSLQIRLGDHPNLLDPQSRKTTQLRLPTPILSEAELSTLEHSLLQAREVSTLYPVGESLKVAIDELCDRVDAAVREGAKVVVLTDRNITPEQTYIPPMVATGAVHYHLIRNKLRCETSIVVDTAQCWSTHHVACLVGYGASAVCPYLALETVRHWWSSDRTQGFMDRGKLPKISMEQALDNYRHAIELGLLKILSKMGISLLSSYHGAQIFEAIGIGEDLLDLAFEGTVSRVGGLSLDELAQETLQFHAKAFPELDGKKLENRGFIQYRTGLEYHMNSPEMSKALHKAVRAVGAGSPTSGLDDQKSREPALTSGGENGKPNLEGYDHYQLYQNILQERPPCALRDLLEFRPDTQPIPLEEVEPVESIVKRFCTGGMSLGSLGREAHETLAIAMNRIGGKSNSGEGGEDSLRYTILNDVDGEGNSTSFAHLKGLQTGDTASSAIKQVASGRFGVTPEYLMNAKQIEIKMAQGAKPGEGGQLPGKKVSPYIAMLRRSKPGVPLISPPPHHDIYSIEDLAQLIFDLHQINPNAGVSVKLVAEVGIGTVACGVAKANADVIQISGHDGGTGASPLSSIKHAGVPWELGVTEVHRMLMENGLRDRVLLRADGGLKTGWDVLMAALLGAEEYGFGSIAMIAEGCIMARICHTNNCPVGVATQQERLRQKFTGIPGHVVNFFYFVAEEVRQLLARLGYRSLNEVIGRADLLQVRDVKLTKTNHIHVRSLIEDLPDTTGDRSWLDHGPVHSNGPVLDDEILADGEIKQAIEQQTKVNKTWKIVNTDRSVGARIAGEIARRYGNSGFTGELKLSFTGNAGQSFGAFNLPGMHLHLTGDANDYVGKGMHGGEIVIVPATNATFDPSENVIVGNTCLYGATGGILFANGQAGERFAVRNSLGRAVIEGAGDHCCEYMTGGVVVVLGATGRNVGAGMTGGLAYILDEDEHFSEKINTEIVTIQRVTSKVGAASLRELIELHHSRTGSPKAKLILENWETYLPKFWQVVPPSEANSPEVTDNPVTDKVVVQA; from the coding sequence ATGGACAACACCTTAAATCAAGATCAACTGCATCACCCACTGACCGGCTCTTCCGACCTGGGGACTTCAGGACGGGAGCCGAAAGTTTTACGCCAACTGACTGAAGAACGAGATGCTTGCGGAGTAGGTGTAATTGCTCATCCCCAAGGCATAGCCAGTCATGATTTAATTACCAAAGCCTTATCCGGGTTAACCTGCTTAGAACATCGGGGAGGGTGTAGCGCTGACCGAGACTCTGGAGATGGTGCAGGGGTGATGACGGGCATTCCCTGGGACTTATTTCAAGACTGGAGCCAGAAAGAAGGTATTACGCTGCCGAATACTCGCCACATGGGAGTGGCCATGGTCTTTTTACCCCAAGATGGTGCAGCCCGCAACAAAGCGAAAGCCTTATTTGAGCAACATCTGAAAGAAGAAGGCTTGAAGCCACTGGGATGGCGGGTAGTGCCGGTAAACCTGGAGATTTTAGGGCCCCAAGCAAGGGAAAATGAACCGCAAATTGAGCAACTGCTGGTAGAATCCCCTCATTTATCGGGAGTGGAGTTAGAACGCCTGTTGTATTTGACACGGAAGAAAACCCATTTAGATGCCGATCGCTCCGGAGTCGATATTTATATTGTTTCCTTTTCTACCCGCCAAATTCTGTACAAAGGCATGGTACGATCGGTTATTCTGGGTGACTTTTACCTAGATCTGAAGAATCCGCTCTACACCAGTTGTTATGCTATTTTTCACCGTCGCTTCAGTACAAATACGATGCCCAGATGGTCGTTGGCACAACCCTTGCGGATGTTGGGACACAACGGCGAGATTAACACCCTGTTGGGCAACTTAAACTGGATGCGGACTCGCGAAGTAGAATTTACTTCACCAGTGTGGGGCGATCGCCTAAAAGAACTGCTTCCCCTCACCAACCGCAACGCCTCCGACTCCGCCAACCTCGATAACGTCTTCGAGTTGATGGTACTCTCCGGACGCACCCCCATGGAAGCCTTAATGATCCTGGTTCCCGAAGCCTTCCACAATCAACCCGCTCTCGACGACCATCAAGAAATTATCGACTTTTACGAATACTACGCGGGTATCCAAGAACCTTGGGATGGCCCAGCTCTACTGGTATTTAGCGATGGTCGCTATGTGGGAGCAGCCCTAGACCGCAATGGTCTGCGTCCGGCTCGCTACAGCTTAACCAAAGACGGCTATATTGTGATTGCCTCAGAAACCGGTAGCATCCTCCTCGATGAATCCGAGGTTATTGAAAAAGGTCGTTTAGGCCCTGGACAAATGATGGCCATTGACCTAGAAAACCACCAGGTGCTGCACAACTGGGAAATTAAACAACAGGTCGCCAGTCAATACCCCTATGGGGAATGGTTGAAAGCGGGAACCCACGATCTCGATGAACTGCCTTGGGATACCCATATGAACCTGGATGAGGCAACCCTGATCAAGTCTCAAACCGCCTTTGGCTATACCTCCGAAGATGTGGACATGGTGGTGCAAGCGATGGCAGAAACCGGCAAAGAGCCGACCTTCTGCATGGGGGATGATATTCCCTTGGCGGTGCTGTCGAGTAAGCCCCATGTGCTGTATGACTACTTTAAGCAGCGCTTCGCTCAGGTCACCAACCCCCCCATTGACCCCCTGCGGGAAAAATTGGTGATGTCTCTACAAATTCGTTTAGGTGACCATCCCAACTTGCTCGATCCCCAGTCGAGGAAAACTACCCAATTGCGCCTCCCCACGCCGATCTTAAGTGAGGCGGAGTTATCGACGCTGGAGCATTCCCTGTTGCAAGCGCGGGAAGTGTCCACATTGTACCCGGTGGGAGAGTCCCTGAAAGTGGCGATTGATGAACTTTGCGATCGCGTAGATGCCGCAGTCCGAGAAGGAGCGAAAGTCGTAGTTCTCACAGACCGCAACATTACGCCAGAACAAACCTATATCCCTCCCATGGTCGCCACTGGTGCGGTTCATTACCATCTGATTCGCAATAAACTGCGCTGTGAAACCTCTATTGTGGTAGACACCGCTCAATGTTGGAGTACCCATCATGTAGCCTGCTTAGTCGGTTATGGCGCTTCGGCTGTTTGTCCCTATTTGGCTTTAGAAACTGTGCGCCATTGGTGGAGTAGCGATCGCACCCAAGGCTTCATGGATCGCGGAAAACTGCCTAAAATTTCCATGGAGCAAGCATTAGATAACTACCGCCATGCGATCGAGTTAGGACTGCTGAAAATCCTCTCTAAAATGGGGATTTCTCTCCTTTCCTCCTATCATGGGGCGCAAATTTTTGAGGCGATCGGCATTGGGGAAGACTTGCTCGATCTCGCCTTTGAAGGCACAGTTTCCCGCGTGGGTGGCTTATCTCTGGATGAATTGGCCCAAGAAACCCTGCAATTCCACGCCAAAGCATTCCCAGAACTCGACGGCAAAAAACTGGAAAATCGCGGCTTTATCCAGTATCGCACCGGTCTAGAATATCACATGAATTCACCGGAAATGTCCAAGGCATTGCACAAGGCCGTTCGCGCTGTAGGGGCGGGTTCACCAACATCTGGGTTGGATGACCAAAAATCCCGTGAACCCGCCCTTACCTCTGGCGGTGAAAACGGTAAACCCAACCTGGAAGGTTACGATCATTACCAGCTCTATCAAAACATCCTCCAAGAGCGTCCCCCCTGCGCTTTGCGGGACTTGTTGGAGTTTCGCCCCGATACCCAACCCATCCCCCTTGAAGAAGTAGAACCGGTCGAAAGTATCGTTAAGCGCTTCTGTACAGGGGGCATGTCCCTAGGCTCCTTGGGCCGGGAAGCCCATGAGACCTTGGCGATCGCCATGAACCGTATTGGTGGCAAGTCTAACTCTGGAGAAGGCGGCGAAGATTCCCTACGCTATACCATCCTCAATGATGTCGATGGTGAAGGCAATAGCACGAGTTTTGCCCATCTCAAAGGTCTACAAACCGGAGATACGGCCAGCAGCGCCATTAAACAGGTGGCTTCGGGACGCTTTGGGGTGACTCCTGAATATCTGATGAATGCCAAGCAGATTGAGATTAAGATGGCTCAGGGCGCGAAACCGGGTGAAGGGGGTCAACTTCCGGGTAAAAAGGTGAGTCCCTATATTGCCATGCTGCGACGCTCTAAACCGGGTGTGCCTCTGATTTCTCCGCCTCCCCACCATGATATTTATTCCATTGAGGACTTAGCCCAGCTCATCTTTGACCTGCACCAAATTAATCCGAATGCAGGGGTGAGCGTCAAACTGGTGGCAGAAGTGGGTATTGGTACGGTGGCTTGTGGCGTGGCTAAAGCCAATGCCGATGTGATCCAAATTTCCGGCCATGATGGGGGAACGGGTGCGAGTCCCCTAAGTTCGATTAAACATGCGGGCGTTCCCTGGGAATTGGGAGTTACGGAAGTGCATCGGATGCTGATGGAAAACGGTTTGCGCGATCGCGTCTTACTCCGTGCCGATGGCGGTCTGAAAACCGGCTGGGATGTCCTTATGGCGGCGCTTCTGGGGGCTGAGGAATATGGCTTTGGCTCCATTGCCATGATTGCAGAAGGCTGCATTATGGCTCGCATCTGCCACACCAATAATTGCCCCGTGGGAGTCGCCACCCAACAGGAGAGACTGCGCCAGAAGTTTACCGGCATTCCCGGCCATGTGGTCAATTTCTTCTATTTTGTGGCTGAGGAAGTGCGCCAACTGTTGGCTCGGTTGGGTTATCGTTCCTTAAATGAGGTGATCGGTCGGGCTGACTTGTTGCAAGTACGGGATGTGAAGTTAACCAAGACGAATCATATCCATGTGCGATCGCTGATTGAAGATTTACCGGATACGACAGGCGATCGCAGTTGGCTCGATCATGGCCCGGTTCACTCCAATGGCCCAGTTCTAGATGACGAAATTCTAGCCGATGGGGAGATCAAACAGGCGATCGAACAGCAAACTAAAGTAAACAAAACCTGGAAAATCGTCAACACTGACCGCTCCGTGGGTGCGCGAATTGCTGGGGAAATTGCCCGTCGCTATGGCAATAGCGGCTTTACCGGAGAGCTGAAACTCTCCTTTACCGGAAATGCCGGCCAAAGTTTTGGCGCGTTTAATTTACCTGGAATGCACCTCCACCTAACAGGAGATGCCAATGACTATGTGGGTAAAGGAATGCATGGCGGCGAAATTGTTATCGTTCCAGCAACGAATGCTACTTTTGATCCCTCGGAAAATGTCATTGTCGGCAATACCTGTCTCTACGGCGCAACCGGCGGCATCCTGTTTGCCAATGGTCAAGCCGGAGAGCGGTTTGCCGTCCGCAACTCCCTCGGCCGAGCCGTTATCGAAGGCGCAGGCGACCATTGTTGCGAATATATGACTGGCGGTGTGGTTGTGGTTCTCGGAGCAACTGGGCGCAATGTGGGCGCAGGCATGACCGGAGGACTAGCCTATATCCTGGATGAAGATGAACATTTCTCGGAAAAAATTAATACCGAAATTGTCACCATCCAACGGGTGACCTCTAAGGTCGGTGCAGCGTCTCTGCGAGAGTTGATTGAGTTGCACCACTCCCGCACGGGAAGTCCGAAGGCGAAACTGATTTTAGAGAATTGGGAAACCTATCTGCCTAAGTTCTGGCAAGTGGTTCCCCCTTCGGAAGCGAATTCTCCAGAGGTGACGGATAATCCGGTTACGGATAAGGTCGTAGTTCAGGCCTAA
- a CDS encoding TldD/PmbA family protein, with product MVKTIDSLTASAKERAEKLGIHKFDIYGSAVEETSVKVDSGEPDQVKASQRSSITVRVWNQENRMGITSTTELDPEGLELALKTAYEASFFGMKEHVPDFSPEATAPLESPVDKVPQASVDTLIEKLVEAEKTLLDSHEAIAGVPYNGLAQRDIDRFYLNSAGAARYEGGSYASIYLYTKTEQEGKKPRSAGAVKISQGLEKLDIDGCLKEATEKTLSHLNYQKVKSGKYLVVFSAEAFLSLFDAFSNLFNAQNILDHQSLSTPESLGTQVASPLISICDDALHPENIAQTTFDGEGTPTRRVPIITEGVLTNFLHSAGTAKRLNTQPTGHANIGAKVTVSPHYYHVFPGQKGDRTFSLDSAENVIFIDDLSALHAGVQALQGSFSLPFDGWLVNKGEKISVDSATVAGDILDVLKSIVYVEPEPEITPDGVCPRIWIEGLSITGE from the coding sequence ATGGTAAAAACAATCGATTCATTAACCGCCTCTGCAAAAGAGCGTGCCGAAAAGCTAGGCATTCACAAGTTTGATATTTATGGTTCTGCTGTCGAAGAAACGAGCGTCAAAGTCGATAGCGGCGAACCCGATCAGGTGAAAGCTTCCCAGCGTTCCAGTATTACCGTCAGGGTATGGAACCAAGAGAATCGCATGGGCATTACCAGCACTACGGAACTCGATCCAGAGGGGCTGGAATTGGCGCTAAAAACGGCCTATGAAGCCAGTTTTTTTGGCATGAAAGAGCATGTGCCAGACTTTAGTCCGGAAGCGACTGCACCCCTGGAAAGTCCGGTGGATAAAGTGCCTCAAGCTTCCGTGGATACCTTGATTGAGAAATTGGTGGAGGCAGAGAAAACTTTACTCGACTCCCATGAGGCGATCGCCGGAGTCCCCTATAATGGATTGGCACAACGGGATATTGACCGCTTTTATCTCAACAGTGCAGGAGCGGCTCGCTATGAAGGCGGTTCCTATGCCTCCATTTATCTGTACACCAAAACCGAACAGGAAGGCAAAAAACCGCGCAGTGCGGGAGCGGTGAAAATTAGCCAAGGGTTGGAAAAACTCGATATTGACGGTTGCTTAAAAGAAGCCACGGAAAAAACCCTCAGCCATCTGAATTACCAGAAAGTGAAATCGGGTAAATATTTGGTCGTCTTTTCAGCCGAAGCATTTTTAAGTTTATTCGATGCTTTTTCTAATCTCTTTAACGCCCAAAATATCCTCGATCATCAAAGTTTATCCACTCCCGAATCGTTAGGCACACAAGTTGCCTCTCCCCTAATCTCCATTTGTGATGATGCTCTGCATCCCGAAAACATTGCTCAAACCACGTTTGACGGGGAAGGAACCCCGACGCGCCGAGTACCCATTATCACCGAAGGCGTGTTAACCAACTTCTTGCACAGTGCAGGAACCGCTAAACGGCTCAATACTCAACCCACAGGACATGCTAATATTGGCGCGAAAGTCACGGTGAGTCCCCACTATTATCATGTTTTTCCGGGACAAAAGGGCGATCGCACCTTTAGCCTCGACTCAGCCGAAAACGTCATTTTCATCGACGATCTCAGCGCCCTCCATGCCGGAGTCCAAGCCTTACAAGGGTCATTTTCCTTACCCTTTGATGGCTGGCTAGTCAACAAAGGCGAGAAAATTTCTGTTGATTCTGCCACCGTAGCCGGAGATATTTTAGACGTACTAAAATCCATTGTCTATGTCGAACCGGAACCAGAAATAACCCCTGATGGTGTTTGTCCTCGCATTTGGATTGAAGGGTTATCCATCACTGGAGAATAA
- a CDS encoding TldD/PmbA family protein produces MTLVIQAPIANDLSARAYHATKHRFDESWEVMLSSLLGWGRAAGADFIEFFLERINFISCMGEEDTITSISPRLSTGAGVRVFRGKADCYVSTNDLSFTGLKAALEKGLLILGFNLPSANSYIPEVNLEPLRDYATTKGKELWLDHCSSMQEMGDILLQASDRLKQKASHIQSRRAVYFRDWQEVLVAASDGTFARDIRLTQSVGCSLLCADGSHRTSIGQRLGSTSQPSFLRNWDSENTVADLAEAAGKMLYADYVESGNYPIVMANKFGGVIFHEACGHLLETTQIERKTTPFIDKKGEKIAHENLTAWDEGRSEGEFGTIDMDDEGMPTQKTLLIENGILKNFISDRAGSMRTGHPRTGSGRRQGYTYAAASRMRNTYIAPGAYSLDDIFSSIDKGIYCKKMGGGSVGPTGEFNFAVDEAYLIEKGKVTKPLKGATLIGEAKEIMHKISMSSQDLGLAAGFCGSISGSVYVTVGQPHIKVDSITVGGRS; encoded by the coding sequence ATGACTCTTGTAATTCAAGCGCCGATCGCCAATGACCTATCCGCTAGAGCTTACCATGCCACCAAACATCGGTTTGATGAAAGCTGGGAAGTAATGCTATCGAGTCTCCTGGGATGGGGACGCGCAGCAGGAGCAGACTTTATCGAATTCTTCCTAGAGCGGATCAACTTTATCAGTTGCATGGGCGAAGAGGATACCATCACCAGCATTTCCCCGCGCTTGTCTACGGGTGCAGGGGTGCGGGTATTTCGCGGTAAAGCAGACTGTTATGTGAGTACGAACGATTTATCCTTTACGGGACTCAAAGCCGCTCTAGAAAAAGGATTACTCATTCTTGGCTTTAATTTGCCTTCTGCCAACTCCTACATTCCCGAAGTCAACCTCGAACCCCTGCGCGACTATGCCACAACCAAGGGGAAAGAACTCTGGCTAGACCACTGTAGCTCCATGCAAGAGATGGGAGATATTCTATTACAAGCGAGCGATCGCCTCAAACAAAAAGCCTCCCACATCCAATCTCGCCGCGCCGTCTACTTCCGCGACTGGCAAGAAGTCCTCGTCGCTGCCAGTGATGGCACATTTGCCCGCGATATTCGCCTCACCCAGTCCGTTGGCTGTAGTCTCCTGTGCGCCGATGGCAGCCATCGCACCTCCATCGGACAACGGCTTGGCAGCACCAGCCAACCTAGTTTTTTACGCAACTGGGATAGTGAAAATACAGTGGCAGATTTAGCCGAAGCTGCCGGTAAAATGCTCTATGCCGACTATGTAGAATCGGGAAATTATCCGATTGTCATGGCCAATAAATTTGGCGGTGTAATTTTCCATGAAGCCTGCGGTCATCTCTTAGAAACCACGCAAATCGAGCGCAAAACCACCCCCTTTATCGACAAGAAAGGGGAGAAAATCGCCCATGAAAATCTCACCGCTTGGGATGAAGGACGCTCCGAAGGTGAGTTTGGAACCATTGATATGGATGATGAGGGAATGCCCACCCAGAAAACCCTTTTAATTGAAAATGGTATTCTGAAAAACTTCATCTCCGATCGCGCCGGTTCCATGCGGACGGGGCATCCAAGAACCGGTAGCGGTCGCCGTCAGGGATACACCTACGCCGCCGCTTCCCGGATGCGGAATACCTACATTGCTCCCGGCGCTTATTCCTTAGATGACATTTTTTCCTCCATTGATAAGGGCATTTATTGTAAGAAAATGGGCGGCGGTAGCGTCGGCCCAACCGGTGAATTTAACTTTGCAGTGGATGAAGCTTATTTGATTGAAAAAGGCAAAGTCACCAAACCCTTAAAAGGGGCGACCTTAATCGGAGAAGCCAAGGAAATTATGCATAAAATTTCCATGAGTTCCCAAGATTTAGGATTAGCGGCTGGCTTCTGTGGCTCCATCAGTGGCAGCGTTTATGTTACCGTCGGCCAACCCCATATTAAGGTAGATTCTATCACTGTAGGGGGGCGATCGTAG
- a CDS encoding NERD domain-containing protein, producing the protein MVVKAYQTQRYTTTHENRIFDALLGKLEEVWGSSEEIVVLLGNFLCQGHEIDAAVLTKNSIIVIDFKDYGGLIEFSENGRWLADKIEIKGGNKPNPFIQIRDNKFALLRFLEKNSFTSGNQPNLGHISGLVIFHKPIKFDEKQLPSNIERWFHIVDFDRAVERLSQITSLEINLSNQDLEQILEKLSIPKYVPVRSGTKAVTSSIKGCDPEKIEWPDSLHHAISQVERFLASPEKIMIITGMIGTGIKQVLMATASLARKNGRNFTILAPNRRIALSYQEADSIYTYIYSANPKLDKEKFVYQLVENKETNNHLYIVSDAHLISDSIFETDDLRYGSGQLLTDFLNFSNIGDSERQIIFLGDPFQLIRGKADESALCNDRLQAITGFPVNEVYLDRILPDRENSLFIRNSLRLAQCMKEGVFNQLHIDTNTSQVIEAPSEPTSKYQVLDKIFTEDSKNTKFISFTHAKTNKINNWIRRNIFGRGSSISPGDIVHIHNSFYVRNDDDLDCPIYVSNNSFAEIIAVRHNIEPIVQPLKGRDQPVEVHFLKVQARLLHNFKEVKFLCLKNYLYADKPEVDKDTLVALYVSTKSKFDRNWKNSHSNHVEGSNAIYSVELAKFFRNDPYFNAARLRFGYALTLHRAQGQKFKTIVGDMDIGQGQTNEAYFRWSYTLFSIPQDKMILFNIPLITPFYKTTWDDSQGKLDSIRPRDLVAFDPDNEAGNTSVQNFSISDKALRNLYWHILNILKPRGVSICSYKHHNYQEVYGFESQNNKSCSLHFHYNGKYKITKIETVNSNPSEFANEVYYFLTSEIRLETNLQKKLFNLMKEKLDLQKISIQSVEHHKFQEIYYLKCEVNAAKLQVYYDGDGFITRIIPAVYTNLEITEKIRLALGV; encoded by the coding sequence ATGGTTGTCAAAGCATACCAAACGCAACGTTACACAACGACGCATGAGAACCGTATATTTGATGCGTTGCTAGGAAAGTTAGAAGAGGTGTGGGGTAGCTCAGAAGAGATTGTTGTTCTTTTGGGTAACTTTCTATGCCAAGGACATGAAATTGATGCAGCAGTTTTAACTAAAAATAGTATCATTGTTATTGACTTCAAAGATTATGGAGGACTAATCGAGTTTTCAGAGAATGGTAGATGGCTTGCAGACAAAATTGAAATCAAGGGAGGAAACAAGCCCAATCCATTTATTCAAATTAGGGATAACAAGTTTGCATTACTTAGATTCTTAGAAAAAAACAGTTTTACTTCGGGCAATCAACCTAATCTAGGGCACATATCTGGGTTGGTGATTTTTCATAAACCTATTAAATTTGATGAAAAACAACTACCTTCTAATATTGAAAGGTGGTTTCACATTGTTGATTTTGATCGTGCAGTAGAGCGACTGTCACAAATCACAAGTCTAGAAATCAATCTTTCCAATCAAGATTTAGAACAAATTTTAGAGAAGCTGTCTATTCCTAAGTACGTTCCAGTACGCTCAGGGACTAAGGCTGTAACGTCTTCTATAAAAGGATGCGACCCAGAAAAAATAGAATGGCCTGATTCTTTGCACCATGCAATCTCTCAAGTTGAAAGGTTTCTAGCATCACCAGAGAAAATCATGATTATTACGGGAATGATTGGAACTGGTATAAAACAGGTGCTTATGGCCACTGCCTCTCTAGCACGGAAGAACGGGCGAAATTTTACTATTCTTGCTCCCAATCGTCGTATCGCATTGAGTTATCAAGAAGCTGACAGCATTTATACCTATATATACTCAGCAAATCCAAAGCTTGATAAAGAAAAATTTGTCTATCAATTGGTGGAGAATAAGGAAACTAACAACCATCTTTATATTGTTAGTGATGCACATTTGATCTCAGATTCAATATTTGAAACGGATGACTTACGTTACGGTAGTGGTCAACTTCTGACAGATTTTCTGAATTTTTCTAATATTGGAGATTCAGAACGACAAATCATATTTTTGGGCGATCCATTTCAATTAATACGTGGTAAGGCAGATGAGTCTGCACTGTGTAATGATCGGCTGCAAGCCATTACCGGCTTTCCAGTAAATGAAGTTTATCTCGATCGTATTCTTCCCGATCGGGAAAACAGTTTGTTTATTCGTAACTCTCTAAGATTAGCACAGTGTATGAAAGAGGGAGTATTTAATCAACTTCATATTGACACTAACACCTCTCAAGTTATTGAGGCTCCATCAGAGCCAACATCTAAATATCAAGTCCTAGATAAAATATTTACTGAAGACTCGAAAAACACAAAATTTATTTCTTTTACTCATGCCAAAACTAATAAAATAAATAATTGGATCAGGAGAAATATCTTTGGACGTGGAAGTAGCATTTCTCCAGGTGATATCGTACATATCCACAATAGCTTTTATGTACGCAATGATGATGATCTAGATTGTCCTATTTATGTCTCTAATAACTCATTTGCTGAAATTATTGCAGTCAGGCACAATATTGAGCCAATAGTGCAACCACTCAAAGGACGCGATCAACCTGTCGAAGTTCACTTTTTAAAAGTTCAAGCTCGATTACTTCATAACTTTAAGGAGGTTAAATTTCTTTGTCTAAAAAACTATCTGTATGCAGACAAACCTGAAGTTGACAAAGATACTCTGGTCGCACTCTACGTTTCCACAAAGTCGAAATTTGATAGAAATTGGAAGAATAGTCATTCTAATCATGTAGAGGGATCTAATGCGATTTACAGTGTTGAATTAGCTAAATTCTTCCGCAATGATCCTTACTTTAATGCAGCTAGATTAAGATTTGGGTACGCATTAACCCTTCATCGCGCTCAGGGACAGAAGTTTAAAACTATTGTTGGAGATATGGATATTGGACAAGGACAAACAAATGAGGCTTACTTCCGTTGGAGCTATACTTTATTTTCAATACCTCAAGATAAAATGATTCTGTTTAATATTCCTTTAATTACGCCTTTTTATAAAACCACTTGGGATGATAGCCAAGGAAAACTGGACTCTATACGACCCCGCGATCTAGTTGCCTTTGATCCTGATAATGAAGCGGGCAATACAAGTGTTCAAAATTTCTCTATCTCTGACAAAGCTTTGAGGAATCTTTACTGGCATATACTAAATATCTTAAAACCTAGAGGAGTTTCTATCTGCTCCTATAAGCATCATAACTATCAGGAAGTTTATGGGTTTGAGAGCCAGAACAATAAATCCTGTTCACTTCATTTTCATTATAACGGGAAATACAAAATCACTAAAATTGAAACCGTAAACTCTAATCCTAGTGAATTTGCTAATGAAGTTTATTATTTTCTTACATCAGAGATTCGGTTAGAAACGAATTTGCAGAAGAAACTATTCAATTTGATGAAAGAAAAGCTCGATCTACAGAAGATATCAATTCAGAGTGTTGAGCATCATAAATTTCAAGAGATTTATTATTTGAAGTGTGAAGTTAATGCTGCAAAACTCCAGGTTTATTACGATGGAGATGGATTTATCACGAGAATTATTCCTGCTGTATATACCAATTTAGAAATTACAGAGAAAATTCGTTTAGCACTAGGAGTGTAG